A window of Syngnathoides biaculeatus isolate LvHL_M chromosome 9, ASM1980259v1, whole genome shotgun sequence contains these coding sequences:
- the LOC133506684 gene encoding probable RNA-binding protein 46 isoform X2, translating into MEEQSAASSVGIIHLSGMEEFRKEQAIQLSLVNLMDSTGYDLIQENGQRRYGGPPPNWEGPAPRIDCEVFVGKIPTDMYEDELVPLFARAGTIYEMRLMMQFNGQNRGYAFVMYTDREAARKAVQMLNNYEVRRGKFIGVSRSLNKCSLFLGCIPKDKSKGEIMEKVNEVTEGLLDVTVLPSYTSKNQGYAFLEYETHKAAAFARKALMARVRLWGKQIWVNWAKWDQNRKGANQDSIKAVQVRNLLPSTTVETLQCEFERFKPDAVARVRKFTHHAFVHFSCHRDAVDAARAMNGTNIDGNAVVVTLDTYEGASRKSGWKGGRQSKAQKGGATGVVNRQHAGTDESYAVESMNPHVQWSSRTPGAPLLRDQGVFSLGRGCQLFRGKLQLLRPNQFGSAVSRLELYCCVNNLLPPCYELFFVLAPEGGFLLVYKVTGEPEPIPASGERRTSPRVGRQSAAGQTSTPSLSGNRSHAPKSDVVMPLTQEVFIPDKACVQVDVAKELAAEYVLWSIGNMHTHMDC; encoded by the exons ATGGAAGAACAGAGCGCAGCATCCTCGGTGGGGATCATCCATCTGAGTGGCATGGAAGAGTTCAGGAAGGAACAGGCCATTCAGTTGTCATTGGTGAACCTCATGGACAGCACGGGATATGATCTTATCCAGGAGAATGGGCAGAGGAGGTACGGCGGACCGCCACCAA ACTGGGAGGGTCCCGCACCACGCATTGACTGCGAGGTCTTTGTTGGCAAGATCCCAACCGACATGTATGAAGACGAGCTCGTCCCTCTGTTCGCGAGAGCTGGAACCATCTATGAGATGAGGCTCATGATGCAGTTCAACGGACAGAACCGCGGCTACGCCTTCGTGATGTACACTGACCG GGAGGCGGCCCGAAAAGCTGTCCAGATGTTGAATAACTACGAGGTCCGCCGAGGAAAGTTCATCGGCGTTTCCCGCTCCCTGAATAAATGCAGCCTCTTCCTTGGCTGCATTCCCAAGGACAAGAGTAAAGGGGAGATCATGGAGAAGGTCAATGAG GTAACGGAGGGTCTTTTGGACGTCACCGTGCTTCCAAGCTACACGAGCAAAAACCAAGGCTACGCTTTTTTAGAGTACGAGACCCACAAGGCGGCGGCGTTTGCCCGGAAGGCATTGATGGCGA GGGTGAGGTTGTGGGGCAAGCAGATCTGGGTGAACTGGGCCAAGTGGGACCAGAACAGGAAGGGAGCCAACCAAGATTCCATCAAAGCAGTCCAA GTACGGAACCTCTTGCCGAGCACCACAGTGGAAACCCTGCAGTGCGAGTTTGAGCGCTTCAAACCAGACGCAGTGGCGCGGGTGCGGAAGTTCACCCACCACGCCTTCGTTCACTTTAGCTGCCACAGGGATGCCGTCGATGCCGCCAGGGCGATGAATGGAACCAACATCGACGGAAACGCCGTGGTCGTGACTCTGGATACCTACGAAGGGGCGTCGAGGAAATCCGGCTGGAAAGGCGGGCGGCAAAGCAAGGCACAAAAAGGTGGAGCCACGGGGGTGGTCAACCGGCAGCATGCTGGCACGGATGAGAGCTACGCTGTGGAATCCATGAACCCTCATGTCCAGTGGAGCTCTCGGACTCCCGGAGCACCAC TTCTAAGGGACCAGGGTGTGTTCTCGCTCGGTCGTGGCTGTCAGCTGTTCCGCGGCAAATTGCAGCTGCTCCGACCAAACCAGTTCGGCTCCGCTGTGAGTCGGCTGGAGTTGTATTGCTGCGTGAACAACTTGCTGCCCCCATGTTACGAGCTCTTCTTTGTGCTGGCTCCAGAAGGGGGCTTCCTGCTGGTTTACAAG gtcacgggagagccggagcctattccagcttcgggtgaaaggcggacttcACCCAGagttggtcgccagtcagccgcAGGGCAGACGTCAACACCATCGCtaagtgggaatcgatcccatgcaccaaagtcagac gtggtgatgccgctgaCACAAGAAGTCTTCATACCAGACAAGGCATGCGTGCAGGTGGATGTCGCGAAAGAGCTGGCTGCAGAATACGTACTGTGGAGTATTGGTAACATGCACACTCACATGGACTGTTAG
- the LOC133506684 gene encoding probable RNA-binding protein 46 isoform X1 codes for MAEARNYDDQVMEEQSAASSVGIIHLSGMEEFRKEQAIQLSLVNLMDSTGYDLIQENGQRRYGGPPPNWEGPAPRIDCEVFVGKIPTDMYEDELVPLFARAGTIYEMRLMMQFNGQNRGYAFVMYTDREAARKAVQMLNNYEVRRGKFIGVSRSLNKCSLFLGCIPKDKSKGEIMEKVNEVTEGLLDVTVLPSYTSKNQGYAFLEYETHKAAAFARKALMARVRLWGKQIWVNWAKWDQNRKGANQDSIKAVQVRNLLPSTTVETLQCEFERFKPDAVARVRKFTHHAFVHFSCHRDAVDAARAMNGTNIDGNAVVVTLDTYEGASRKSGWKGGRQSKAQKGGATGVVNRQHAGTDESYAVESMNPHVQWSSRTPGAPLLRDQGVFSLGRGCQLFRGKLQLLRPNQFGSAVSRLELYCCVNNLLPPCYELFFVLAPEGGFLLVYKVTGEPEPIPASGERRTSPRVGRQSAAGQTSTPSLSGNRSHAPKSDVVMPLTQEVFIPDKACVQVDVAKELAAEYVLWSIGNMHTHMDC; via the exons ATGGCGGAAGCGAGAAATT ATGATGACCAAGTGATGGAAGAACAGAGCGCAGCATCCTCGGTGGGGATCATCCATCTGAGTGGCATGGAAGAGTTCAGGAAGGAACAGGCCATTCAGTTGTCATTGGTGAACCTCATGGACAGCACGGGATATGATCTTATCCAGGAGAATGGGCAGAGGAGGTACGGCGGACCGCCACCAA ACTGGGAGGGTCCCGCACCACGCATTGACTGCGAGGTCTTTGTTGGCAAGATCCCAACCGACATGTATGAAGACGAGCTCGTCCCTCTGTTCGCGAGAGCTGGAACCATCTATGAGATGAGGCTCATGATGCAGTTCAACGGACAGAACCGCGGCTACGCCTTCGTGATGTACACTGACCG GGAGGCGGCCCGAAAAGCTGTCCAGATGTTGAATAACTACGAGGTCCGCCGAGGAAAGTTCATCGGCGTTTCCCGCTCCCTGAATAAATGCAGCCTCTTCCTTGGCTGCATTCCCAAGGACAAGAGTAAAGGGGAGATCATGGAGAAGGTCAATGAG GTAACGGAGGGTCTTTTGGACGTCACCGTGCTTCCAAGCTACACGAGCAAAAACCAAGGCTACGCTTTTTTAGAGTACGAGACCCACAAGGCGGCGGCGTTTGCCCGGAAGGCATTGATGGCGA GGGTGAGGTTGTGGGGCAAGCAGATCTGGGTGAACTGGGCCAAGTGGGACCAGAACAGGAAGGGAGCCAACCAAGATTCCATCAAAGCAGTCCAA GTACGGAACCTCTTGCCGAGCACCACAGTGGAAACCCTGCAGTGCGAGTTTGAGCGCTTCAAACCAGACGCAGTGGCGCGGGTGCGGAAGTTCACCCACCACGCCTTCGTTCACTTTAGCTGCCACAGGGATGCCGTCGATGCCGCCAGGGCGATGAATGGAACCAACATCGACGGAAACGCCGTGGTCGTGACTCTGGATACCTACGAAGGGGCGTCGAGGAAATCCGGCTGGAAAGGCGGGCGGCAAAGCAAGGCACAAAAAGGTGGAGCCACGGGGGTGGTCAACCGGCAGCATGCTGGCACGGATGAGAGCTACGCTGTGGAATCCATGAACCCTCATGTCCAGTGGAGCTCTCGGACTCCCGGAGCACCAC TTCTAAGGGACCAGGGTGTGTTCTCGCTCGGTCGTGGCTGTCAGCTGTTCCGCGGCAAATTGCAGCTGCTCCGACCAAACCAGTTCGGCTCCGCTGTGAGTCGGCTGGAGTTGTATTGCTGCGTGAACAACTTGCTGCCCCCATGTTACGAGCTCTTCTTTGTGCTGGCTCCAGAAGGGGGCTTCCTGCTGGTTTACAAG gtcacgggagagccggagcctattccagcttcgggtgaaaggcggacttcACCCAGagttggtcgccagtcagccgcAGGGCAGACGTCAACACCATCGCtaagtgggaatcgatcccatgcaccaaagtcagac gtggtgatgccgctgaCACAAGAAGTCTTCATACCAGACAAGGCATGCGTGCAGGTGGATGTCGCGAAAGAGCTGGCTGCAGAATACGTACTGTGGAGTATTGGTAACATGCACACTCACATGGACTGTTAG
- the LOC133506684 gene encoding probable RNA-binding protein 46 isoform X3 has protein sequence MAEARNYDDQVMEEQSAASSVGIIHLSGMEEFRKEQAIQLSLVNLMDSTGYDLIQENGQRRYGGPPPNWEGPAPRIDCEVFVGKIPTDMYEDELVPLFARAGTIYEMRLMMQFNGQNRGYAFVMYTDREAARKAVQMLNNYEVRRGKFIGVSRSLNKCSLFLGCIPKDKSKGEIMEKVNEVTEGLLDVTVLPSYTSKNQGYAFLEYETHKAAAFARKALMARVRLWGKQIWVNWAKWDQNRKGANQDSIKAVQVRNLLPSTTVETLQCEFERFKPDAVARVRKFTHHAFVHFSCHRDAVDAARAMNGTNIDGNAVVVTLDTYEGASRKSGWKGGRQSKAQKGGATGVVNRQHAGTDESYAVESMNPHVQWSSRTPGAPLLRDQGVFSLGRGCQLFRGKLQLLRPNQFGSAVSRLELYCCVNNLLPPCYELFFVLAPEGGFLLVYKVVMPLTQEVFIPDKACVQVDVAKELAAEYVLWSIGNMHTHMDC, from the exons ATGGCGGAAGCGAGAAATT ATGATGACCAAGTGATGGAAGAACAGAGCGCAGCATCCTCGGTGGGGATCATCCATCTGAGTGGCATGGAAGAGTTCAGGAAGGAACAGGCCATTCAGTTGTCATTGGTGAACCTCATGGACAGCACGGGATATGATCTTATCCAGGAGAATGGGCAGAGGAGGTACGGCGGACCGCCACCAA ACTGGGAGGGTCCCGCACCACGCATTGACTGCGAGGTCTTTGTTGGCAAGATCCCAACCGACATGTATGAAGACGAGCTCGTCCCTCTGTTCGCGAGAGCTGGAACCATCTATGAGATGAGGCTCATGATGCAGTTCAACGGACAGAACCGCGGCTACGCCTTCGTGATGTACACTGACCG GGAGGCGGCCCGAAAAGCTGTCCAGATGTTGAATAACTACGAGGTCCGCCGAGGAAAGTTCATCGGCGTTTCCCGCTCCCTGAATAAATGCAGCCTCTTCCTTGGCTGCATTCCCAAGGACAAGAGTAAAGGGGAGATCATGGAGAAGGTCAATGAG GTAACGGAGGGTCTTTTGGACGTCACCGTGCTTCCAAGCTACACGAGCAAAAACCAAGGCTACGCTTTTTTAGAGTACGAGACCCACAAGGCGGCGGCGTTTGCCCGGAAGGCATTGATGGCGA GGGTGAGGTTGTGGGGCAAGCAGATCTGGGTGAACTGGGCCAAGTGGGACCAGAACAGGAAGGGAGCCAACCAAGATTCCATCAAAGCAGTCCAA GTACGGAACCTCTTGCCGAGCACCACAGTGGAAACCCTGCAGTGCGAGTTTGAGCGCTTCAAACCAGACGCAGTGGCGCGGGTGCGGAAGTTCACCCACCACGCCTTCGTTCACTTTAGCTGCCACAGGGATGCCGTCGATGCCGCCAGGGCGATGAATGGAACCAACATCGACGGAAACGCCGTGGTCGTGACTCTGGATACCTACGAAGGGGCGTCGAGGAAATCCGGCTGGAAAGGCGGGCGGCAAAGCAAGGCACAAAAAGGTGGAGCCACGGGGGTGGTCAACCGGCAGCATGCTGGCACGGATGAGAGCTACGCTGTGGAATCCATGAACCCTCATGTCCAGTGGAGCTCTCGGACTCCCGGAGCACCAC TTCTAAGGGACCAGGGTGTGTTCTCGCTCGGTCGTGGCTGTCAGCTGTTCCGCGGCAAATTGCAGCTGCTCCGACCAAACCAGTTCGGCTCCGCTGTGAGTCGGCTGGAGTTGTATTGCTGCGTGAACAACTTGCTGCCCCCATGTTACGAGCTCTTCTTTGTGCTGGCTCCAGAAGGGGGCTTCCTGCTGGTTTACAAG gtggtgatgccgctgaCACAAGAAGTCTTCATACCAGACAAGGCATGCGTGCAGGTGGATGTCGCGAAAGAGCTGGCTGCAGAATACGTACTGTGGAGTATTGGTAACATGCACACTCACATGGACTGTTAG